In Musa acuminata AAA Group cultivar baxijiao chromosome BXJ3-11, Cavendish_Baxijiao_AAA, whole genome shotgun sequence, one DNA window encodes the following:
- the LOC135583862 gene encoding calmodulin-lysine N-methyltransferase-like isoform X1, whose product MDKGGMDAAPPPPPRSPASLRWSILRKSLLRRPSAAPVMTSFNPLKWDADDPSEVNTKNVSRKRGGVFNLIPCHPVDDSDSVEVVEATLRAKDLVGPRDVCTRYKLPLENGPGLVMIQRMEDCVDLNDFEISTRFDIDTTGLVCSWPSEDVLAYFCVNHPFMFRSKRVIELGSGYGLAGLAIAASSDAQEVVISDGNPNVVDYIQRNISLNAQVFGATKVQSMILHWNQDLVSDVLSSFDVVVASDCTFFKQFHESLACTVKSLLKRSEVSEAIFLSPKRGDSLVKFIEKIKEIGLDYKLLENYDTHVWNIHQKLLKGDDSTWANYDPDHCYPLLLRMNFPAHEYK is encoded by the exons ATGGATAAAGGTGGGATGGACGcggcgcctcctcctcctcctcgatcccCTGCATCTCTCAGGTGGTCGATCCTCCGCAAGTCGCTCCTCCGTCGTCCCTCCGCCGCACCAG TTATGACTAGCTTTAATCCGCTCAAGTGGGACGCAGATGATCCCTCGGAAGTGAACACCAAGAACGTATCCAGGAAAAGAGGTGGTGTCTTTAACCTGATCCCGTGTCACCCGGTTGACGATAGCGATTCAGTGGAAGTCGTAGAAGCTACCCTGCGGGCAAAAGATCTCGTCGGTCCACGTGATGTCTGCACACGCTACAAATTACCTTTGGAGAATGGTCCTGGACTTGTTATGAT cCAAAGAATGGAGGATTGTGTTGACCTAAATGATTTTGAGATCTCCACTAGATTTGATATCGACACCACGGGGTTAGTTT GTAGTTGGCCTTCAGAAGATGTCCTTGCTTATTTTTGCGTAAATCATCCTTTTATGTTCCG GTCCAAAAGAGTGATTGAACTTGGATCAGGTTATGGGTTAGCTGGATTGGCTATTGCTGCAAGTTCAGATGCTCAAGAGGTGGTAATTTCTGATGGGAACCCAAATGTTGTTGATT ATATTCAGCGTAACATAAGTCTCAATGCTCAAGTTTTTGGAGCTACAAAAGTACAATCAATGATCTTGCATTGGAATCAGGATCTAGTTTCTGATGTGTTGAGTTCCTTTGATGTTGTTGTTGCAAGTGACTG CACTTTCTTCAAGCAATTTCACGAAAGCCTTGCGTGTACAGTCAAGTCTCTCTTGAAACGTTCAGAGGTCTCTGAAGCCATTTTTCTGAGTCCTAAGAGAGGTGATTCACTAGTCAAGTTTATAGAGAAAATCAAGGAAATTGGGTTGGATTACAAATTGCTTGAAAACTATGACACCCACGTCTGGAATATTCATCAAAAACTCCTGAAGGGCGATGACTCCACATGGGCTAACTATGACCCTGATCACTGCTACCCTCTATTGTTAAGGATGAATTTTCCTGCACATGAATATAAATGA
- the LOC135583862 gene encoding calmodulin-lysine N-methyltransferase-like isoform X2: MDKGGMDAAPPPPPRSPASLRWSILRKSLLRRPSAAPDDPSEVNTKNVSRKRGGVFNLIPCHPVDDSDSVEVVEATLRAKDLVGPRDVCTRYKLPLENGPGLVMIQRMEDCVDLNDFEISTRFDIDTTGLVCSWPSEDVLAYFCVNHPFMFRSKRVIELGSGYGLAGLAIAASSDAQEVVISDGNPNVVDYIQRNISLNAQVFGATKVQSMILHWNQDLVSDVLSSFDVVVASDCTFFKQFHESLACTVKSLLKRSEVSEAIFLSPKRGDSLVKFIEKIKEIGLDYKLLENYDTHVWNIHQKLLKGDDSTWANYDPDHCYPLLLRMNFPAHEYK; the protein is encoded by the exons ATGGATAAAGGTGGGATGGACGcggcgcctcctcctcctcctcgatcccCTGCATCTCTCAGGTGGTCGATCCTCCGCAAGTCGCTCCTCCGTCGTCCCTCCGCCGCACCAG ATGATCCCTCGGAAGTGAACACCAAGAACGTATCCAGGAAAAGAGGTGGTGTCTTTAACCTGATCCCGTGTCACCCGGTTGACGATAGCGATTCAGTGGAAGTCGTAGAAGCTACCCTGCGGGCAAAAGATCTCGTCGGTCCACGTGATGTCTGCACACGCTACAAATTACCTTTGGAGAATGGTCCTGGACTTGTTATGAT cCAAAGAATGGAGGATTGTGTTGACCTAAATGATTTTGAGATCTCCACTAGATTTGATATCGACACCACGGGGTTAGTTT GTAGTTGGCCTTCAGAAGATGTCCTTGCTTATTTTTGCGTAAATCATCCTTTTATGTTCCG GTCCAAAAGAGTGATTGAACTTGGATCAGGTTATGGGTTAGCTGGATTGGCTATTGCTGCAAGTTCAGATGCTCAAGAGGTGGTAATTTCTGATGGGAACCCAAATGTTGTTGATT ATATTCAGCGTAACATAAGTCTCAATGCTCAAGTTTTTGGAGCTACAAAAGTACAATCAATGATCTTGCATTGGAATCAGGATCTAGTTTCTGATGTGTTGAGTTCCTTTGATGTTGTTGTTGCAAGTGACTG CACTTTCTTCAAGCAATTTCACGAAAGCCTTGCGTGTACAGTCAAGTCTCTCTTGAAACGTTCAGAGGTCTCTGAAGCCATTTTTCTGAGTCCTAAGAGAGGTGATTCACTAGTCAAGTTTATAGAGAAAATCAAGGAAATTGGGTTGGATTACAAATTGCTTGAAAACTATGACACCCACGTCTGGAATATTCATCAAAAACTCCTGAAGGGCGATGACTCCACATGGGCTAACTATGACCCTGATCACTGCTACCCTCTATTGTTAAGGATGAATTTTCCTGCACATGAATATAAATGA
- the LOC103972534 gene encoding probable aquaporin NIP5-1, protein MSRSAPVVPMSQSPRDDLESRQPPPPPPGCRRFLSASPASCYLPTFAKPGLPLVKKVIAEFVGTFILIFSAAATPIVNQKYDGAATLLGAATSAGLAVCVVIISIGHISGAHLNPSVTIAFAAARHFPWTHVPGYVLAQVLGSTAASFALKAIFHPFHSGGVTVPTLSTAQAFFLEFVITFTLMFVIVAVATDTRAVRELAGVAIGATVLLNILVAGPSTGGSMNPVRTLGPAIATGNYEEIWIYMIAPVAGAIAGAYAYTAVKLGADDQEESQP, encoded by the exons ATGTCGCGGAGCGCCCCGGTTGTCCCCATGTCCCAGTCTCCCCGAGATGACCTTGAGTCGaggcagccgccgccgccgccgccagggTGCAGGCGGTTTCTGTCAGCCTCACCGGCGTCCTGCTATTTGCCCACGTTCGCGAAGCCCGGCCTTCCTCTCGTCAAGAAG GTGATCGCCGAGTTCGTGGGCACCTTCATCCTCATCTTCAGCGCGGCGGCTACGCCGATAGTGAACCAGAAGTACGACGGTGCCGCAACCCTTCTCGGCGCCGCCACCTCAGCCGGACTCGCCGTTTGCGTCGTCATCATCTCCATCGGCCACATCTCCGGCGCCCATCTGAACCCTTCCGTCACTATCGCGTTCGCCGCCGCCCGCCATTTCCCGTGGACGCATGTCCCCGGATACGTACTGGCCCAAGTGCTGGGCTCTACCGCCGCGTCCTTCGCCCTCAAGGCCATCTTCCACCCCTTCCACTCCGGCGGGGTGACTGTCCCCACACTGAGCACAGCTCAGGCCTTCTTCCTCGAGTTCGTCATCACCTTCACTCTCATGTTCGTCATCGTCGCCGTCGCAACCGACACCCGTGCA GTGAGAGAACTGGCAGGAGTGGCTATTGGGGCAACTGTGCTGCTCAACATCCTCGTTGCTGG GCCGTCCACGGGGGGATCGATGAACCCGGTGAGGACGCTCGGGCCGGCGATAGCGACCGGAAACTACGAGGAGATATGGATATATATGATTGCACCCGTCGCAGGAGCCATTGCCGGAGCTTACGCCTACACTGCCGTCAAACTTGGAGCAGACGATCAGGAAGAGTCTCAGCCATGA
- the LOC135583862 gene encoding calmodulin-lysine N-methyltransferase-like isoform X3, translated as MIQRMEDCVDLNDFEISTRFDIDTTGLVCSWPSEDVLAYFCVNHPFMFRSKRVIELGSGYGLAGLAIAASSDAQEVVISDGNPNVVDYIQRNISLNAQVFGATKVQSMILHWNQDLVSDVLSSFDVVVASDCTFFKQFHESLACTVKSLLKRSEVSEAIFLSPKRGDSLVKFIEKIKEIGLDYKLLENYDTHVWNIHQKLLKGDDSTWANYDPDHCYPLLLRMNFPAHEYK; from the exons ATGAT cCAAAGAATGGAGGATTGTGTTGACCTAAATGATTTTGAGATCTCCACTAGATTTGATATCGACACCACGGGGTTAGTTT GTAGTTGGCCTTCAGAAGATGTCCTTGCTTATTTTTGCGTAAATCATCCTTTTATGTTCCG GTCCAAAAGAGTGATTGAACTTGGATCAGGTTATGGGTTAGCTGGATTGGCTATTGCTGCAAGTTCAGATGCTCAAGAGGTGGTAATTTCTGATGGGAACCCAAATGTTGTTGATT ATATTCAGCGTAACATAAGTCTCAATGCTCAAGTTTTTGGAGCTACAAAAGTACAATCAATGATCTTGCATTGGAATCAGGATCTAGTTTCTGATGTGTTGAGTTCCTTTGATGTTGTTGTTGCAAGTGACTG CACTTTCTTCAAGCAATTTCACGAAAGCCTTGCGTGTACAGTCAAGTCTCTCTTGAAACGTTCAGAGGTCTCTGAAGCCATTTTTCTGAGTCCTAAGAGAGGTGATTCACTAGTCAAGTTTATAGAGAAAATCAAGGAAATTGGGTTGGATTACAAATTGCTTGAAAACTATGACACCCACGTCTGGAATATTCATCAAAAACTCCTGAAGGGCGATGACTCCACATGGGCTAACTATGACCCTGATCACTGCTACCCTCTATTGTTAAGGATGAATTTTCCTGCACATGAATATAAATGA